A window of the Desulfovibrio sp. Fe33 genome harbors these coding sequences:
- the wecB gene encoding non-hydrolyzing UDP-N-acetylglucosamine 2-epimerase — MDALKLVTVVGARPQFIKGAALSRAFAAHNAAGRGPGISEFLVHTGQHYDHAMSQAFFDELEIAEPDVNLGVGSGPHGSQTARMLEGLERVLAERRPDAVVVYGDTNSTLAGALAAAKLRLPVVHVEAGLRSFDKAMPEEINRVLTDHLSTLLFCPTRTAVENLRRESLAGGVSLAGDVMYDSILYYRERAMAGEAPLSGLAPGEYLLATVHRAANTGGRERLGAILAGLGDMARTAPVVLVLHPRTRGAMESFGLAAPDGVRVAPPLPYLAMVRLQAEAMGVVTDSGGMQKEAFFLGRPCLTLRGETEWPETVELGANTLAGADREAMAGWLESLARGERAVPVDARPYGDGRAAERMVEILVNHFRRG; from the coding sequence ATGGACGCGCTCAAGCTCGTGACCGTGGTGGGGGCCCGCCCCCAGTTCATCAAGGGAGCCGCCTTGTCCCGCGCGTTCGCCGCGCACAACGCGGCGGGCCGGGGACCCGGAATCTCCGAGTTCCTGGTGCACACCGGCCAGCACTACGATCACGCCATGAGCCAGGCCTTTTTCGACGAGCTGGAGATAGCCGAACCGGACGTGAATCTCGGCGTGGGCTCCGGCCCGCACGGGTCGCAGACCGCGCGTATGCTCGAAGGGCTGGAGCGGGTCCTGGCCGAGCGCCGCCCGGACGCGGTGGTGGTCTACGGCGACACAAACTCCACCCTGGCGGGTGCGCTGGCCGCGGCCAAGCTGCGTCTCCCGGTGGTCCATGTGGAGGCCGGGCTGCGAAGCTTCGACAAGGCCATGCCGGAGGAGATCAACCGCGTCCTGACCGATCATCTTTCGACGTTGCTCTTCTGTCCCACGCGAACCGCCGTGGAGAACCTGCGGCGCGAGTCCCTGGCCGGGGGCGTGTCCCTGGCGGGCGACGTCATGTACGACTCCATTCTGTACTACCGGGAGCGGGCCATGGCGGGGGAAGCGCCCTTGTCCGGCCTTGCGCCGGGTGAGTATCTCCTGGCCACGGTGCACCGCGCGGCCAACACCGGCGGGCGCGAGCGGCTGGGGGCCATCCTGGCCGGCCTGGGCGACATGGCCCGGACCGCGCCCGTGGTGCTGGTTCTGCACCCGCGCACCAGGGGGGCCATGGAGTCGTTCGGCCTGGCCGCGCCGGACGGTGTGCGGGTCGCGCCGCCCCTGCCATACCTGGCCATGGTCCGGCTCCAGGCCGAGGCCATGGGCGTGGTCACGGACAGCGGCGGTATGCAGAAGGAAGCGTTTTTCCTGGGCAGGCCGTGCCTGACCCTGCGCGGGGAGACCGAGTGGCCCGAGACCGTGGAGCTTGGGGCCAACACCCTGGCCGGGGCGGACCGCGAGGCCATGGCTGGGTGGCTCGAATCCCTGGCCCGGGGGGAGAGGGCGGTTCCCGTGGACGCCCGTCCCTACGGCGACGGGCGGGCGGCCGAACGCATGGTCGAAATTCTGGTCAATCATTTCCGCCGGGGCTGA
- a CDS encoding polysaccharide deacetylase WbmS family protein, whose product MSGGTDGWAAGPQAVLTFDTDWAPQFMVDRCLDILSEGGAGATFFCTGPYDFRGLDRIETALHPNFLPDSTQGADPESVVSWLKSLYPEAIGTRSHRYFWHVGLRPVLLRHGLRYDCSQIMPGQSHLGLAEHLGLKRGATWWSDNMHLRHGLDPAFFDPPGLTAPGLKILDIHPVHVCLNTPDPDWFRATMAGLPPLLELTEEIVAPLRHPGAGIGTWLEQAVRRIPEIQDGFATLGELVG is encoded by the coding sequence ATGAGCGGCGGAACAGACGGATGGGCGGCCGGACCGCAGGCGGTCCTGACCTTTGACACGGACTGGGCGCCCCAGTTCATGGTCGACCGTTGCCTGGACATTCTCTCGGAAGGCGGGGCCGGAGCCACGTTCTTCTGTACCGGGCCGTATGATTTCCGGGGCTTGGATCGGATCGAGACGGCCCTGCATCCGAACTTCCTGCCGGATTCTACCCAGGGCGCGGACCCGGAATCCGTCGTCTCCTGGCTCAAGTCGCTGTATCCTGAAGCCATCGGTACCCGTTCACACCGTTATTTCTGGCATGTGGGGCTTCGGCCGGTGCTCCTGCGCCACGGCCTGCGCTACGACTGTTCGCAGATCATGCCCGGCCAGTCGCATCTGGGGCTGGCCGAACACCTGGGCCTCAAGCGCGGGGCCACCTGGTGGAGCGACAACATGCACCTGCGCCACGGGCTCGACCCGGCCTTCTTCGACCCGCCCGGCCTGACCGCGCCCGGGCTCAAGATTCTCGACATCCATCCCGTCCATGTCTGCCTGAATACGCCGGACCCGGACTGGTTCCGCGCGACCATGGCCGGATTGCCGCCGCTCCTGGAGCTGACGGAGGAAATCGTCGCGCCTCTGCGCCACCCCGGCGCGGGCATAGGCACATGGCTCGAACAGGCGGTCCGGCGCATCCCCGAAATTCAGGACGGATTCGCGACGCTGGGCGAACTGGTCGGCTAG
- a CDS encoding glycosyltransferase family 2 protein gives MKRISVVIPSYNHAPYVEACLDSVYFQDYEDLEMIIVDDCSTDGSGDIIRNWMDGLDRDMTSHAVRYDAEADAILRREHKRYGRGRTVVYLQNPENRGSTATYNRGFRAATGEYCAFVVSDDICHPQMFSTLAAPLDADEADFVYSDLFIVDDAMRVQREFRLPDYDFDTCFCDWYLCGVATLYRRSLHERFGYYDETAMADDHECYLRFAMNGARFKHVPKTLYSARTHDHRQVGLHGSERFNALLEHSKSLCLEARRWREENR, from the coding sequence ATGAAGCGCATTTCGGTGGTCATTCCCAGCTACAACCACGCCCCCTATGTCGAGGCCTGTCTGGACTCGGTCTATTTCCAGGATTACGAAGACCTGGAGATGATTATCGTGGACGACTGCTCCACGGACGGGTCCGGGGATATCATCCGCAACTGGATGGACGGCCTGGACCGGGACATGACCTCCCACGCGGTCCGCTACGACGCGGAGGCCGACGCCATCCTGCGGCGAGAGCACAAGCGGTACGGGCGCGGCCGAACGGTGGTGTATTTGCAAAACCCGGAGAACCGGGGCTCCACGGCCACCTATAACCGGGGCTTTCGGGCGGCCACGGGCGAATACTGCGCCTTTGTGGTCTCGGACGACATCTGCCACCCGCAGATGTTTTCCACCCTGGCCGCGCCGTTGGACGCGGACGAGGCGGATTTCGTCTACTCGGACCTGTTCATCGTGGACGACGCCATGCGCGTTCAGCGCGAATTCCGGTTGCCGGACTACGACTTCGACACCTGTTTCTGCGACTGGTATCTGTGCGGGGTGGCCACCCTGTACCGCCGCTCCCTGCACGAGCGGTTCGGGTACTATGACGAGACGGCCATGGCCGACGACCATGAGTGTTACCTGCGATTCGCCATGAACGGGGCGCGCTTCAAACACGTGCCCAAGACCCTGTACTCGGCCCGGACCCACGACCACCGCCAGGTGGGGCTGCACGGCTCCGAGAGGTTCAACGCCCTGTTGGAGCACTCCAAGTCGCTTTGTCTCGAGGCGAGGCGGTGGCGGGAGGAAAACCGATGA